In the Arachis stenosperma cultivar V10309 chromosome 8, arast.V10309.gnm1.PFL2, whole genome shotgun sequence genome, CATCATTAAGTATGGCAATGATCAATACCATAAAGGGTGCAAAATCAAACTTCCAAATCAATGCAATAAACATGAAACCAAACTGCAAAATAAAAAGTAgatcaaataaaattatatgaaCTATTTAATTAGGTATGTAAAAGAAAGTTTTTTTGTTCGCCTATTTGCTAAACTTACCACAATACGAATGGTGATTGACACTGCATATATCTGCcataagaaaaaatgaaaattttgcAATGTTAGAAcactaaaatatcaaaaaagaaaaagaagagtgaAGCCACTAAATTCTGTATGCAAGGAAACTAACGGTATAGTTCTTCATCCTTTGGAAAATTGCCCTGCTGGTGAGCACTGCACTAATAATGACACTAAGACCAGGTTCAGTGAGGACAATATCAGAAGCACTTCTAGCAGCATCTGTAGCATCAGCAACAGCAATTCCAATATCTGCTCTCTTTAATGCAGGGGCGTCGTTGACACCATCACCTGTCATTCCACATATATGCTTCCTGTCTTGCAGCCTCTTAACAATTTCATATTTGTGTTCTACAATGTCACaggaaaaaacaaaagaaagggtTAAAATGTCGGCTAGTGTGCAATTTGCAACATAGTTATAGTATTGTTGTAAGTTGCAGTCCATTTTGTTTTAGTACCAAAACAAAATGGATGATGCTACTTCCATCAGTATTATTATTTACCAGGCTATTTTGTTGGTAACTATTTTAAACATTTGACATAAGACAATATGCATACTCATCCCTACCGGGAAACACTCCAGCAAATCCATCAGCTTTCTCAATCAACTCATCAACTGGAAGAGCTGAAACTGCAGCATCCTTGCTTTGACCAAGCAATGAGGATGAAGGGTACATGTTTGTTCCCATGCCAAGCCTTCTTCCAGTTTCCTTGGCAATAGCAAGCTGATCACCTGGAGAAAAGAAACCCACAAGAAATTTCTAAGCAACATGATTTGAGTTAATGGTatgaacaaaaagaaaaataacagcACAAATCTTACCAGTAATCATTTTTACATTAACACCAAGGTTCAGGGCTCTTGTGATGGTTTCAGCGCTATCATGCCTGGGAGGATCAAAGAGTGGTAGCAGCGCAACAAATTGCCATGGTGCACCAGGAGCATCTTTTGATTTCTCAGGTACTTCCTGTTATATAAAGATATTCAAGCAGCAATTATGAATAGAAACTCCTTCAACCAAGTTGTAAACTATAAATGTTAGTATCCTTTTTTTTGTCAAACCTGTCTAGCAACTCCCAAAGATCGGAGCCCACGCTCGGCAAACTTATCAATAATTGCATGAGCCTTTCTCCTCACATCCTCTTTGCAGTTGCAGAGGTTCAATATCTAAACCGGGAGAAAAGAACATTGATAAGTCCCCTGCACAAACATAATGAGCTGGTGCCAATAGCAGAATATTTTTACCTGCTCAGGAGCACCTTTGCTGGATCTATGCCAATTTCCATCAGAATCAATGTAAGTTAGAGCAGTCCTCTTGTCTACAGGATTGAAAGGGAAAAAATGGACCTCCCTGATTCCAGCTCTTGCCTGCAAAATTTACATTAAGATATAGAAATTCTTATCTTTAAATTcaacatatatttttatattgaaaaCATCAATTTGGGAATATATTTACCTCCTTTGGATCAGCAAGCATACCAACAATTGCAGCATCAATAGCATCTTGATTCTCAGTCCTAGAAGCCCTTGCAGCAAGAAGGATAACATGATCCTTCTCAACACCCTTTGCAAAAACCTCAATCAGGTTTTTATCAACAGTCAGCTTGTTGAGTGTGAGAGTCCCAGTTTTGTCACTGCAGAGAACATCCATACCCGCCATTTCCTCGATAGCTGTCATTCTCTTTGTGATTGCACCTTGCTGGGAAAGCCTGTGAGAACCAATAGCCATAGTGACAGACAACACAGTTGGCATGGCAATAGGGATCCCTCCAATCAAGAGAACCAACAGGTTGTCAATCCCATCCCTGTACTTTCTGTGCTGAATTGGATACATGACTATGAGCTCAATGGCTATCCCAACAGCAATTGAGCAAATGCAGAAGTTACCAATGGCTGTAAGAACTTTCTGAAAGTGACCAACTTGATTGGTGCTGTCAACAAGATGAGCTGCTTTACCAAAGAAGGTGTGGACACCAGTGGCAATCACAACTGCTTCAATCTCACCCTTCTTAACAGTTGACCCGGAAAACACTTCATCATGAGGATTCTTTGTCACCGGAAGAGATTCTCCGGTTAAAGCAGACTGATCAACACTCAGAGCATCACCCTCCAGAAGACGCGCATCGGCTGGAATGATATCTCCCAATTTGATGCTGATTATGTCTCCTGGGACCAAAATAGCAGCATCTTGTTCAGTCCATTTGCCATCTCTCAGAACCTACAATTTGTGCCAACGGAAAATGATCAAACATTAACAACATATAACAAATTTTCAGAAATGTTAAGTCTAGTTTAATTATTATGATGatataacaaaagaaaacaatgaATTAATTGAAGTAGACCTTGGTTTTGGGGGCTAAACCAGCCATGAGTGCAGCAGCTGCATTACCAGCATTGTTTTCCTCAATGAAACTGATTGTAGAGTTAATGAACAAGAGAGCAATGATACCAACAAAATCCTGCCAATCCGGTGGCCTTCCACCACCATTTGCAAGAGCAATGGCCATAATGGCAGCAGCTTCCATCACCC is a window encoding:
- the LOC130944085 gene encoding plasma membrane ATPase 4-like isoform X2, with amino-acid sequence MGGISLEEIKNENIDLEHIPVDEVFEQLKCSREGLSQDEGASRLQVFGPNKLEEKKESKFLKFLGFMWNPLSWVMEAAAIMAIALANGGGRPPDWQDFVGIIALLFINSTISFIEENNAGNAAAALMAGLAPKTKVLRDGKWTEQDAAILVPGDIISIKLGDIIPADARLLEGDALSVDQSALTGESLPVTKNPHDEVFSGSTVKKGEIEAVVIATGVHTFFGKAAHLVDSTNQVGHFQKVLTAIGNFCICSIAVGIAIELIVMYPIQHRKYRDGIDNLLVLLIGGIPIAMPTVLSVTMAIGSHRLSQQGAITKRMTAIEEMAGMDVLCSDKTGTLTLNKLTVDKNLIEVFAKGVEKDHVILLAARASRTENQDAIDAAIVGMLADPKEARAGIREVHFFPFNPVDKRTALTYIDSDGNWHRSSKGAPEQILNLCNCKEDVRRKAHAIIDKFAERGLRSLGVARQEVPEKSKDAPGAPWQFVALLPLFDPPRHDSAETITRALNLGVNVKMITGDQLAIAKETGRRLGMGTNMYPSSSLLGQSKDAAVSALPVDELIEKADGFAGVFPEHKYEIVKRLQDRKHICGMTGDGVNDAPALKRADIGIAVADATDAARSASDIVLTEPGLSVIISAVLTSRAIFQRMKNYTIYAVSITIRIVFGFMFIALIWKFDFAPFMVLIIAILNDGTIMTISKDRVKPSPQPDSWKLKEIFATGIVLGSYLALMTVVFFWLMKDTDFFSDKFGVRSLRHSPAEMMAALYLQVSIISQALIFVTRSRSWSYVERPGLLLLGAFMIAQLVATALAVYANWSFARIKGMGWGWAGVIWLYSLVTYVPLDLLKFAIRYALSGKAWDNLLENKTAFTTKKDYGKEEREAQWAAAQRTLHGLQPPETTNLFNDKNSYRELSEIAEQAKRRAEAEGASHSKGSC
- the LOC130944085 gene encoding plasma membrane ATPase 4-like isoform X1; the protein is MGGISLEEIKNENIDLEHIPVDEVFEQLKCSREGLSQDEGASRLQVFGPNKLEEKKESKFLKFLGFMWNPLSWVMEAAAIMAIALANGGGRPPDWQDFVGIIALLFINSTISFIEENNAGNAAAALMAGLAPKTKVLRDGKWTEQDAAILVPGDIISIKLGDIIPADARLLEGDALSVDQSALTGESLPVTKNPHDEVFSGSTVKKGEIEAVVIATGVHTFFGKAAHLVDSTNQVGHFQKVLTAIGNFCICSIAVGIAIELIVMYPIQHRKYRDGIDNLLVLLIGGIPIAMPTVLSVTMAIGSHRLSQQGAITKRMTAIEEMAGMDVLCSDKTGTLTLNKLTVDKNLIEVFAKGVEKDHVILLAARASRTENQDAIDAAIVGMLADPKEARAGIREVHFFPFNPVDKRTALTYIDSDGNWHRSSKGAPEQILNLCNCKEDVRRKAHAIIDKFAERGLRSLGVARQEVPEKSKDAPGAPWQFVALLPLFDPPRHDSAETITRALNLGVNVKMITGDQLAIAKETGRRLGMGTNMYPSSSLLGQSKDAAVSALPVDELIEKADGFAGVFPEHKYEIVKRLQDRKHICGMTGDGVNDAPALKRADIGIAVADATDAARSASDIVLTEPGLSVIISAVLTSRAIFQRMKNYTIYAVSITIRIVFGFMFIALIWKFDFAPFMVLIIAILNDGTIMTISKDRVKPSPQPDSWKLKEIFATGIVLGSYLALMTVVFFWLMKDTDFFSDKFGVRSLRHSPAEMMAALYLQVSIISQALIFVTRSRSWSYVERPGLLLLGAFMIAQLVATALAVYANWSFARIKGMGWGWAGVIWLYSLVTYVPLDLLKFAIRYALSGKAWDNLLENKTAFTTKKDYGKEEREAQWAAAQRTLHGLQPPETTNLFNDKNSYRELSEIAEQAKRRAEVARLRELHTLKGHVESVVKLKGLDIDTIQQHYTV